The following proteins are co-located in the Deinococcota bacterium genome:
- a CDS encoding pyruvate carboxyltransferase, giving the protein DLEFHPHNDLWMIVPNCLAAIREGCGAINGTCLGKGERSGNAPLEAVVMHLAGMGYFRGEAPDFTALNALAELYAKMGEPLPAKYPLYGRDAHRTRAGIHADGLNKFWQMYAPFNVPELLGRPLEVSLTKDSGLAGLVFLVRQHLGLELAKDDPRLKRVQAWADAQFDEGRVTGIDWEELEAVVGEHLGEAAPAG; this is encoded by the coding sequence GACCTCGAGTTCCATCCCCACAACGACCTCTGGATGATCGTCCCCAACTGCCTGGCCGCCATCCGCGAGGGCTGCGGCGCCATCAACGGCACCTGCCTCGGCAAGGGCGAGCGCAGCGGCAATGCGCCGCTCGAGGCCGTCGTCATGCACCTCGCCGGCATGGGTTACTTCAGGGGGGAGGCGCCCGACTTCACCGCGCTCAATGCCCTCGCCGAGCTCTACGCAAAGATGGGTGAGCCCCTGCCCGCCAAGTACCCGCTCTACGGCAGGGACGCCCACCGCACCCGCGCGGGCATCCACGCCGACGGTCTCAACAAGTTCTGGCAGATGTACGCGCCCTTCAACGTCCCCGAGCTCCTCGGCCGGCCGCTCGAGGTCTCCCTCACCAAGGACTCGGGGCTGGCGGGGCTGGTCTTTCTCGTCCGCCAGCACCTCGGACTCGAGCTCGCCAAGGACGATCCCCGGCTGAAGCGGGTCCAGGCCTGGGCCGACGCGCAGTTCGACGAGGGGCGGGTGACGGGCATCGACTGGGAAGAGCTCGAGGCGGTGGTCGGAGAGCATCTCGGCGAGGCCGCGCCGGCGGGCTGA
- a CDS encoding acyl-CoA dehydrogenase family protein, with translation MVTTLNSLEKELWFELGEDQKAIIGPLREFLRAEVAPGASERDKSGAFPFDLVAQLGDMGVMGMQVPEEYGGAALDTATTARIVEEIAAVDGSLCLTVASHNSLCSGHIMVAGSQEQHAAYLPDLASAKKLGAWGLTEPGSGSDAAALKTRAEDMGDHFVISGSKVFITQGTVGGTYVIVARTDAAPASRSPTDGISAFVVDGGVPGLLRGKPEEKLGLHASDTTPLTFENMAVPAENLLGERGKGFRDVLEVLSGGRIGIAAMGVGLGRGALEIAAKYALEREQFGKPIASNQGISFKIAEMATELEAARLLYLKAAALKDAGRDYAMAASQAKLKGSVAGVRACDHAIQILGGYGYIREYGVERMWRDARLTRIGEGTDEVQHMIIAREYLRQFRA, from the coding sequence ATGGTCACAACCTTGAACAGCCTGGAAAAGGAGCTCTGGTTCGAGCTCGGTGAGGATCAAAAGGCCATCATCGGCCCACTTCGCGAGTTTCTGCGGGCGGAGGTCGCCCCCGGCGCGAGCGAGCGCGACAAGAGCGGCGCCTTTCCCTTCGACCTCGTCGCGCAACTCGGCGATATGGGCGTGATGGGCATGCAGGTGCCCGAGGAATACGGCGGCGCCGCCTTGGACACCGCCACCACGGCCCGCATCGTCGAGGAGATCGCCGCCGTGGACGGCTCCTTGTGTCTCACCGTCGCCTCGCACAACTCGCTCTGCAGCGGCCATATCATGGTCGCCGGGTCACAGGAGCAGCACGCGGCCTACCTGCCCGACTTAGCGAGCGCCAAGAAGCTGGGCGCCTGGGGCCTGACCGAGCCGGGTTCCGGTTCCGACGCCGCCGCCTTGAAGACCCGCGCCGAGGACATGGGCGACCACTTCGTCATCAGTGGCTCAAAGGTCTTTATCACCCAGGGCACGGTAGGCGGCACCTACGTGATCGTCGCGCGCACCGACGCGGCGCCCGCCTCCCGCTCTCCCACCGACGGCATCAGCGCCTTCGTGGTGGACGGCGGCGTCCCCGGCCTGCTGCGCGGCAAGCCCGAGGAGAAGCTCGGCCTGCACGCCTCGGACACCACCCCACTCACCTTTGAGAACATGGCGGTGCCCGCCGAGAACCTCCTGGGCGAGCGCGGCAAGGGCTTTAGGGACGTGCTGGAGGTCCTGAGCGGCGGCCGCATCGGCATCGCCGCGATGGGCGTGGGCTTGGGCCGCGGCGCCCTGGAGATCGCCGCCAAGTACGCTTTGGAGCGCGAGCAGTTCGGCAAGCCCATCGCCAGCAACCAGGGCATAAGCTTCAAGATTGCCGAGATGGCGACCGAGCTCGAGGCCGCCCGCCTCCTCTACCTTAAAGCCGCCGCCCTCAAGGACGCGGGCCGGGACTACGCTATGGCCGCCTCGCAAGCCAAACTCAAGGGCAGCGTTGCCGGGGTGAGGGCCTGCGACCACGCCATTCAGATTCTAGGCGGCTACGGCTACATCAGGGAGTACGGGGTCGAGAGAATGTGGCGCGACGCTCGCCTCACCCGCATCGGCGAAGGCACCGACGAGGTCCAGCACATGATCATCGCGCGGGAGTATTTGAGGCAGTTTCGGGCTTAA